GAGTATATATATATTATACTATTTAAGCAGAAATATTTTGATATAAATCAGGGTGATGCATTATTGAGGATAATAAAATCATATATACTAAATATAATACTTACAATTCCTTTTGGGGTGTTATTTCCATTAATTAAACCAGTAAAAACGAAAAATATTATATGGATTGCTGTAATGGTCGGAATAATCGCTGAAACAATTCAATTGTCAACGGGGTTGATATTCGGGAATCAATTCAGGATAACACACATAGATGATGTAATTATGAATGCAATCGGCGTGATAATTGGTTTTTTAATATTG
This genomic stretch from Herpetosiphon gulosus harbors:
- a CDS encoding VanZ family protein, producing the protein MLRETLVFALYSCVIIIPLSVWMKKRNGNISKILLYSIFIVYIFGFIAQICLPINYRGTSILENIKNYPYNEYIYIILFKQKYFDINQGDALLRIIKSYILNIILTIPFGVLFPLIKPVKTKNIIWIAVMVGIIAETIQLSTGLIFGNQFRITHIDDVIMNAIGVIIGFLILKVIKNMEYMKYLKIDTKYQ